The genomic interval AAAACAGGGTCTTTGGTCAAACAATATGTGCAAACGATCTATTCAAGACCGGTCTTCTTCCGAAGCCATGACGTCAGCTTCATGCCGTCGGCCGACGCCGACCGGACCAGCTGCGCCTTTTCGCGCGGACGCAGCTTCCAGGTGATGCGTGCGGTCTTTGCCTCTCCCTCCGGCTTCTTCGCGTTTTTATTGCCAATTCTTCCTGACATTGCAAATCTCCTGTTACCCCGCAGAGGCGGGGTTGGTTGCGATTGGTTATCTTGCGATGTCGCCGGTTGAGATGAGCTGATCTCCTGCGACGTCGTAGACCTCGCCGGTGTTATCGATGATCTTGTGGCTTCCCGGTTCCGCCGGGTCGGTGGCACTGCTGCCCTTTCGATGGTTTATAAGCTAAATCTCTCTTTTCGTTTTGGCAACCCTAAACGAAAGAAAAAAGCATTTTATTTTCAAAAAACATCAAAAACCCAATAAAAACGGCCATTTTACGTGGTGGAAAAACGAAACTTCCACCAGGTGGAAATTTCCACCATGGTGGAAGTTCCACCTGGTGGAACATTCTGCGCAGCGCATTAGAGATCGACGTTGGCGTCTTCCGGTCCCCATAAATGTGAGGAGTATGCCGCGAGATACAGCGACATCTTTCCGGTTGCAGCATCGAATACAGCAACAGCGTCATCACTGCGCAACCAGATCTCCTTACCGGAAAACCGATCGGCGAACACCGGCGGTATATCCATCTTCGACCATTGCTGTCCATCAGCATTAGCCGCCAGGATTGCCGGCTTATCATCGTCATATATGCGGCCGGTGCGTTTCTCGTAGACCACCGCAACAGCAAGACCATGTCGGAAAACGCAAATGAGGTCATAATGGCGGGTGCTGTATACAGATCCGCCGTCAAATTCTGACACGGCTTTCCCGTAGCGTTGATCGCACTCGGGTTCTGACTCTCCCAACCTTGCGTGCAGGTTAAGTGCAGCGGCCATACAGGCCGCAAGAACGATTGTTTTTTTCATACCTTTTCCCTCTTTCTTATCTCATAGGCAATAGCTTCAACCGCCGGCCAGTCGCGCAGCGCACGTGCGGCATCAAGCATTGCCTCAAGCGTCTCTACCCTGCATGCCGGTAGGCCGCGCGTGTGATAACCGGTCAGCTCTTCACCAAGAGTGGAATTCCCCTGATAATTCTCGTCGAATTCCTCGATTGAATCCACATTCACTGAGAAGAATTCAGCTATAGCTTTTTGCTTGGCAGGGTCAGCAATTCTCCGTTTACCCTTTTCTGCGGCGCTTATATGCGATACGGAGATTCCTGTGGATTTTGACACATCACCCTGTGTAATTCCTCGGCTTTTCCGCAATGTTTTCAAACTATATGTGGAATTCTTCAATTTTCTACCTGCCGCCTGTGTAAATTCTACTAAATTTCGCTGTGTAAAACCTACACAGGGCAATACACCCGGAGAATTTAATGAGCAAGACAAAAACCGATCTGAAATTAAGCCCGCCTGAATACCGGGGGGAACTAATCAAGCGCGGAATGACGGTATCCGGCTGGGCGCGCAAGCATGGCTACCGCCCGACAACCGTGTTCGAGGCGATTAAAGGAAACCGGCACGGAAAGATCTCAAAACAGATAATTAATAAGATCAATAGGGAGGTGGACGCATGAAGCAGAATCCGCAGCTGGAATTCGTTGATTTGCGACGGGATCGAGCAAGGCCGGCCGGCGGCGGCCAGCTTGTCGACGGCGCATTCGTTTTCGACGCCATTGTTCAGCGCGTCGATCAGGTCGCATACACAATCGGCTGCGACCCCGTACATATCTACCACCTCATTCAGGAGGGGGCTTTCCCTAACGCACGAGACATATCATCAACTAGCGCTAAACGCGCTCATTATCGAATCCCTCGATGCGATGTAATCGCCTACCTCGACAACACGAAGCTTAACTAGGAGAACAGACATGCTCATCATCATCGGAGCAATAACCCTTTATATCGGAATTGCGCTCGGAATTATAACCCTGGTTGCCCGCAGCCGCATGATGCTCATCACGTCGGCCGTGCTTGGCCTCCTGATCGGCCCGGCACTCATCATTATCGGCACCATTTAACTTAACCAAAACGGAGAAAAGAACATGCTAAATGCAATAACACACGGAATTGAGGTTGATATTGACAGTGTACGTCAATACCTCGATCTAGCATCACGCACTCTCAATCGTGCCATGGGCTCGGCCCAGGCCGAACGCTTCCGGGCTACGACGGAAGAGCGCGAAGAACTTGACCGGCTGATTGATCAGTGCAAGGCCGAACAACAGCTGATCTCTCACGCCTGCGACGCTCACCAGGGTATTGACATCTCATTCATCAAGAATGCGAGGGCCTGCTGATGCACTTCCTTGATCTAACATCTGATCAGCAGCTCGAGAGTGTCGACCGTATGAGCAGGTGCGAACTTGTTGAAATATGCAGTATGGATCTTGACCATCCCGTCAGATTCTGCGCCGAAAAGAAGCTCTACGCCGATCTCGATGTCGGTGACGATACCTACCGCTGGAACGTCGGCTACGCCGATACTGTGACCATCAAACGCCGTACATTCGGAAAAGACGGGAAAAGCTACGGCGGTTGGTCTACGGTCGCCAAATTCTCAGCAGAAGAGCGGGATAATGCATACAACACCTGGTCGGATCTCTGCTTCAGGTCGGAGAATCCAATGCTGCCTGGAACAGAGAGTGTCGACATCGACACTGAAGACATGCAGCCGATAGAAACAGGTTCCGACCATTACCGAACGCCGATGGATATTGCTGTTCAGCGTGCGATCGAACTCGTTGATCTATCTAAAAAATTCGCAAAAGTATCCGTCATCTGTGCCGCTCAGGCCGGAGCTGAGTTCGCACGGATAAAAGATCACTGCGAGCGCGGCGAGTGGATGAAGGTCCTGAACGAACTGCCGTTCGGTAAATCAACGGTCTATAAATACATACGCGTTGCAGATGAGATGCAGACTCGTCTTGCTGAGGGTGAGACCGCTATTGACCTGCATCACCTTCCTTCTCCCGAAGAATTGATATCAGGCGATCATGCCGATGTTATCGACCGCATCAATGCGGTTACCGGCGAGCAGAGCCTGCGGCAGCTCTATTTCGACTGGGGGATCCTTAAATCCCCGGAGAAGACCGCCGTAAAAAAACCGGCACAGGACAATAATACGCCGGCACAGCTGGCGGAAATCCGCCGGCGAGATGCAAACGAGGCGATAGGTTCTCTTTGCGTTGACCTGCAGAACATCTGCATCAACGAAAAGCGATGTATCGAGCGTGCCGACCTTGACCATATAAGGACGTTGGAGGGAGACCTCATAGACGCGCTGAAGAACGTAAGAACCATCATAACCGCAGGATAATATCATGAATTCGCCCGCAACCCTTTCAACCACCGACATTGACGAAATGGCCCAGCTGCCGCTGGAGGTAAGAGATGAGATCTTTGAACTCATAGCGGTATGCGAGCAGATCGACGCAGCGGCCAGCGTGAGTGCCGGTATTCGGGAGGCGCGGGCGAATGGTTATAAGGAAAGCACCATCAAACGGAAATACTACCGCTGGAAAAAATTCGGTTGGCGCGGTCTGGTAAACAACGCCAAGGTTGGAAAACAGAAGGCCGCCATCGACATCGGCGATGTTTACAAGTCGTATTGCGAACAGAATCAGCGCTCATCACGTGAGGCCTGGCG from Verrucomicrobia bacterium S94 carries:
- a CDS encoding XRE family transcriptional regulator — translated: MQAGLISDRFLSCSLNSPGVLPCVGFTQRNLVEFTQAAGRKLKNSTYSLKTLRKSRGITQGDVSKSTGISVSHISAAEKGKRRIADPAKQKAIAEFFSVNVDSIEEFDENYQGNSTLGEELTGYHTRGLPACRVETLEAMLDAARALRDWPAVEAIAYEIRKREKV
- a CDS encoding DNA-binding protein, which codes for MKQNPQLEFVDLRRDRARPAGGGQLVDGAFVFDAIVQRVDQVAYTIGCDPVHIYHLIQEGAFPNARDISSTSAKRAHYRIPRCDVIAYLDNTKLN